A genomic stretch from Aedes albopictus strain Foshan chromosome 2, AalbF5, whole genome shotgun sequence includes:
- the LOC109429391 gene encoding myosin heavy chain, muscle isoform X16, producing MPKPVVQVGDDPDPSEWLFVSLEQKRIDQSKPYDAKKACWVPDEKEGYVLGEIKATKGELVTVGLPGGEEKNLKKELVSQVNPPKFEKVEDMADLTYLNEAAVLHNLRQRYYCKLIYTYSGLFCVVINPYKRWPLYTLRVAKMYRGKRRNEVPPHLFAVSDGAYVNMLTNHENQSMLITGESGAGKTENTKKVIAYFATIGASTKKDESTEKKASLEDQVVQTNPVLEAYGNAKTVRNDNSSRFGKFIRIHFTGSGKLAGADIETYLLEKARVISQQSLERSYHIFYQMMSGSVKGLKEMCMLSNNIHDYHIVSQGKTTIPSVDDGEEMLGTEEAFNVLGFTQEEKDNIYRITAAVMHMGGMKFKQKGREEQAEADGMEEGDRVAKLLGCVTEDLYKNLLKPRIKVGAEFVTKGQNKDQVTNAVGALCKGIFDRLFKWLVKKCNETLDTQMKRVQFIGVLDIAGFEIFDYNGFEQLCINFTNEKLQQFFNHHMFVLEQEEYQREGIEWTFIDFGMDLQQCIELIEKPMGILSILEEESMFPKATDQTFAEKLMNNHLGKSAPFQKPKPPKPGCQAAHFAIGHYAGVVSYNITGWLEKNKDPLNDTVVDQFKKGQNKLVVEIFADHPGQSGGADAGGGKGGRGKKGAGFATVSSSYKEQLNNLMTTLKSTQPHFVRCIIPNELKQTGLIDAHLVMHQLTCNGVLEGIRICRKGFPNRMMYPDFKLRYKILNPKAAEEQKEPKNVADVILTSIGLDTESYRLGHTKVFFRAGVLGQMEEFRDERLSKIMSWMQSWCRGYLARKEFKKMQEQRVALETVQRNLRKYMKLRTWAWWKLWQKVKPLLNVSRVEDQIAELESKAQKAQEAFEKEEKARKELEALNSKLLAEKTALLDSLSGEKGALQDFQEKTAKLTAQKNDLENQLRDTQERLSQEEDARNQLMQTKKKLEQEMNGQKKDAEDLELQIQKIEQDKASKDHQIRNLNDEIAHQDELINKLNKEKKMQGEVNQKTAEELQAAEDKVNHLNKVKAKLEQTLDELEDSLEREKKLRGDVEKAKRKVEGDLKLTQEAVADLERNKKELEQTVMRKDKEISALSAKLEDEQSLVGKTQKQIKELQGRIEELEEEVEAERQARAKAEKQRADLARELEELGERLEEAGGATSAQIELNKKREAELAKLRRDLEESNIQHEGTLANLRKKHNDAVAEMAEQVDQLNKLKTKAEKERSQYYAEMNDARLSLDHMANEKAAQEKVAKQLQHTLNEVQGKLDETNRTLNDFDSAKKKLSIENSDLLRQLEDAESQVSQLSKIKISLTQQLEDTKRLADEESRERATLLGKFRNLEHDLDSLREQVEEEAEGKADIQRQLSKANAEAQLWRTKYESEGVARAEELEEAKRKLQARLAEAEETIESLNQKCVALEKTKQRLSTEVEDLQLEVDRATSIANAAEKKQKAFDKIIGEWKLKVDDLAAELDASQKECRNYSTELFRLKGAYEEGQEQLEAVRRENKNLADEVKDLLDQIGEGGRNIHEIEKSRKRLEAEKDELQAALEEAEAALEQEENKVLRAQLELSQVRQEIDRRIQEKEEEFENTRKNHQRALDSMQASLEAEAKGKAEALRMKKKLEADINELEIALDHANKANAEAQKNIKRYQQQLKDVQSALEEEQRARDDAREQLGISERRANALQNELEESRTLLEQADRGRRQAEQELSDAHEQLNEVSAQNASIAAAKRKLESELQTLHSDLDELLNEAKNSEEKAKKAMVDAARLADELRAEQDHAQTQEKLRKALEQQIKELQVRLDDAETNALKGGKKAIQKLEQRVRELESELDSEQRRHADAQKNLRKSERRIKELTFQSEEDRKNHERMQDLVDKLQQKIKTYKRQIEEAEEIAALNLAKFRKAQQELEEAEERADIAEQAATKFRTKGGRAGSVQRGASPAPQRQPSVMPGLAGLNFPTFDDHGF from the exons ATGCCGAAGCCAGTTGTCCAAGTCGGCGATGACCCCGATCCAAGCGAGTGGCTGTTCGTCTCGCTCGAACAGAAGCGTATCGATCAAAGCAAGCCGTACGATGCCAAGAAGGCCTGCTGGGTTCCAGATGAGAAGGAGGGCTACGTCCTCGGTGAAATCAAGGCCACCAAGGGTGAGCTGGTCACCGTTGGCCTGCCCGGTGGTGAG GAGAAAAACCTCAAGAAGGAGTTGGTATCCCAAGTGAATcctccaaagttcgaaaaagtcGAAGATATGGCCGATTTGACCTATCTAAACGAAGCTGCCGTACTGCACAACTTGCGCCAACGTTACTACTGCAAACTGATCTAC ACCTACTCCGGATTGTTCTGCGTTGTCATCAATCCCTACAAGCGTTGGCCGCTGTACACCCTGCGTGTCGCCAAGATGTACCGTGGCAAGCGTCGTAATGAAGTGCCGCCCCATCTGTTCGCCGTTTCTGACGGTGCCTACGTCAACATGTTGACCAACCACGAGAACCAGTCTATGCTGATTACCGGTGAATCTGGTGCCGGAAAGACTGAGAACACCAAGAAGGTCATTGCGTACTTCGCCACCATTGGCGCCTCGACCAAGAAGGACGAGAGTACTGAAAAGAAGGCCTCCCTGGAAGATCAGGTCGTCCAGACCAATCCCGTCCTGGAAGCCTACGGTAACGCCAAGACCGTCCGTAACGATAACTCTTCCCGTTTC GGTAAGTTCATCCGTATCCACTTCACCGGATCCGGTAAGCTGGCTGGTGCCGATATTGAGACCTACCTGCTGGAAAAGGCCCGTGTCATCTCCCAACAGTCGCTGGAGCGTTCCTACCATATCTTCTACCAGATGATGTCCGGTTCCGTCAAGGGACTTAAAG AGATGTGTATGCTCTCCAACAACATCCACGACTACCATATCGTATCGCAGGGAAAAACTACAATCCCAAGCGTCGATGATGGCGAAGAAATGCTGGGTACCGAA GAAGCCTTCAACGTCTTGGGCTTCACCCAGGAAGAAAAGGACAACATCTACCGTATCACCGCCGCTGTCATGCACATGGGTGGTATGAAGTTCAAGCAGAAGGGTCGCGAAGAGCAGGCTGAAGCCGACGGTATGGAGGAAGGTGATCGCGTCGCCAAGCTGTTGGGCTGCGTCACTGAGGATCTGTACAAGAACTTGCTGAAGCCCCGTATCAAGGTCGGTGCCGAGTTCGTCACCAAGGGTCAGAACAAGGACCAGGTCACCAACGCCGTCGGTGCCCTCTGCAAGGGTATCTTCGATCGTCTCTTCAAGTGGCTGGTCAAGAAGTGTAACGAGACTCTGGACACTCAGATGAAGCGCGTCCAGTTCATCGGTGTACTGGATATTGCTGGTTTCGAAATTTTCGAC TACAACGGCTTCGAACAGCTCTGTATTAACTTCACCAACGAGAAGCTGCAGCAGTTCTTCAACCACCACATGTTCGTCCTGGAACAGGAGGAATACCAACGCGAGGGTATCGAATGGACCTTCATCGATTTCGGCATGGATCTGCAACAGTGTATTGAACTGATTGAGAAG CCTATGGGTATCCTGTCCATTCTTGAAGAAGAATCTATGTTCCCGAAAGCCACCGATCAGACCTTTGCTGAGAAGCTGATGAACAACCACTTGGGCAAGTCTGCTCCGTTCCAGAAGCCCAAGCCACCGAAGCCAGGTTGCCAGGCCGCCCACTTCGCCATTGGTCACTACGCCGGTGTTGTCTCGTACAACATCACTGGATGGCTTGAGAAGAACAAGGATCCTCTGAACGATACCGTTGTCGATCAGTTCAAGAAGGGTCAGAACAAGCTGGTGGTGGAGATCTTCGCTGATCACCCAGGACAGTCTGGCGGCGCTGATGCCGGTGGCGGCAAGGGTGGACGTGGTAAGAAGGGTGCTGGTTTCGCCACTGTCTCCTCGTCCTACAAGGAACAGCTGAACAACCTGATGACCACTCTGAAGTCGACTCAACCTCACTTCGTCCGTTGTATCATTCCCAACGAATTGAAGCAGACCGGTCTCATCGATGCCCACTTGGTCATGCACCAGCTGACTTGTAACGGTGTACTTGAAGGTATCCGTATTTGCCGTAAAGGTTTCCCCAACCGAATGATGTACCCTGACTTCAAGCTGCG CTACAAAATCCTGAACCCCAAGGCCGCCGAAGAACAGAAAGAGCCGAAGAATGTCGCCGACGTTATCTTGACCTCCATCGGTCTCGATACCGAGTCGTACCGTCTCGGACACACCAAG GTCTTCTTCCGTGCCGGTGTCCTGGGTCaaatggaggaattccgtgaCGAGCGTCTGTCCAAGATCATGTCCTGGATGCAGTCCTGGTGCCGTGGCTACCTCGCCCGTAAGGAGTTCAAGAAGATGCAGGAGCAGCGCGTCGCCCTGGAGACCGTCCAGCGCAATCTGCGCAAGTACATGAAGCTCCGCACCTGGGCCTGGTGGAAACTGTGGCAGAAGGTCAAGCCTCTGCTGAACGTTTCCCGCGTCGAGGACCAGATCGCT GAACTCGAATCCAAGGCTCAGAAGGCCCAGGAAGCCTTCGAGAAGGAAGAGAAGGCCCGCAAGGAACTGGAAGCCCTGAACAGCAAGCTGTTGGCTGAAAAGACCGCCCTGCTGGATTCTCTGTCCGGCGAAAAGGGTGCCCTCCAGGACTTCCAGGAGAAGACCGCCAAGTTGACCGCCCAGAAGAACGACCTCGAGAACCAGCTGCGCGACACCCAGGAGCGCCTGTCTCAGGAGGAAGATGCCCGCAACCAACTGATGCAGACCAAGAAGAAGTTGGAGCAGGAAATGAACGGCCAGAAGAAGGATGCCGAAGATCTGGAACTGCAGATCCAGAAGATCGAACAGGACAAGGCCTCCAAGGATCACCAGATCCGCAACTTGAACGATGAGATCGCCCACCAGGACGAGCTGATCAACAAGTTGAACAAGGAAAAGAAGATGCAGGGTGAGGTCAACCAGAAGACCGCCGAAGAACTGCAGGCCGCTGAAGATAAGGTCAACCACCTGAACAAGGTTAAGGCCAAGCTGGAGCAGACTCTGGATgaactggaggattctctggaacgCGAGAAGAAGCTGCGCGGTGATGTTGAGAAGGCCAAGCGCAAGGTTGAGGGTGACCTGAAGTTGACTCAGGAAGCCGTGGCCGATCTGGAGCGCAACAAGAAGGAACTGGAACAGACCGTCATGCGCAAGGACAAGGAAATCTCTGCCCTTTCCGCCAAGCTGGAAGATGAACAGTCCCTGGTTGGCAAGACCCAGAAGCAGATCAAGGAACTGCAGGGCCGCATTGAGGAACTGGAAGAGGAAGTCGAAGCCGAGCGTCAAGCCCGCGCCAAGGCCGAGAAGCAGCGTGCCGATCTGGCTCGTGAACTCGAGGAACTAGGTGAGCGCCTGGAGGAAGCCGGTGGTGCCACCTCTGCCCAGATCGAGCTGAACAAGAAGCGTGAAGCTGAACTCGCCAAGCTGCGTCGCGACTTGGAAGAATCCAACATCCAGCACGAAGGTACCCTGGCCAACCTGCGCAAGAAGCACAACGATGCCGTCGCCGAGATGGCTGAACAGGTTGACCAGCTCAACAAGCTGAAGACTAA AGCCGAAAAAGAGCGCAGCCAATACTACGCTGAAATGAACGACGCCCGTCTCAGCTTAGATCATATGGCCAATGAGAAG GCTGCCCAAGAGAAGGTTGCCAAGCAGCTGCAGCACACTCTGAACGAAGTCCAGGGCAAGCTGGATGAAACCAACCGCACCCTGAACGACTTCGACTCCGCCAAGAAGAAGCTGTCGATCGAAAACTCCGACCTGCTCCGCCAGCTGGAGGATGCCGAATCCCAGGTCTCGCAGCTCAGCAAGATCAAGATCTCGCTCACCCAGCAGCTGGAGGACACCAAGCGTCTCGCCGACGAAGAATCTCGCGAACGCGCCACCCTGCTCGGCAAGTTCCGCAACCTGGAGCACGACCTCGACAGCCTGCGCGAGCAGGTTGAGGAGGAAGCCGAAGGCAAGGCTGACATCCAGCGCCAGCTCAGCAAGGCCAACGCCGAAGCCCAGCTGTGGCGTACCAAGTACGAGTCCGAGGGTGTTGCCCGCGCCGAGGAGCTCGAGGAAGCCAAGAGGAAACTCCAGGCCCGCCTTGCCGAAGCCGAGGAAACCATCGAGTCGCTCAACCAGAAGTGTGTCGCTCTGGAGAAGACCAAGCAGCGTCTGTCCACCGAGGTCGAGGATCTGCAGCTCGAGGTCGACCGTGCCACCTCCATTGCCAACGCTGCCGAGAAGAAGCAGAAGGCCTTCGACAAGATCATTGGAGAATGGAAGCTCAAGGTCGACGATCTGGCTGCCGAGCTGGATGCTTCCCAAAAGGAATGCCGCAACTACTCCACCGAACTGTTCCGTCTCAAGGGTGCCTACGAAGAAGGCCAGGAGCAGCTTGAGGCTGTCCGCCGTGAGAACAAGAACCTGGCTGATGAAGTCAAGGATCTGCTGGACCAGATCGGCGAGGGTGGCCGCAACATCCACGAGATCGAGAAGTCTCGCAAGCGTCTGGAAGCCGAAAAGGACGAACTCCAGGCCGCTCTCGAGGAAGCCGAAGCTGCCCTGGAACAGGAAGAGAACAAGGTTCTGCGCGCTCAGCTGGAACTGTCTCAGGTCCGCCAGGAAATCGACCGCCGCATCCAGGAGAAGGAAGAGGAGTTCGAAAACACCCGCAAGAACCACCAGCGCGCCCTGGACTCCATGCAGGCCTCTCTTGAAGCCGAAGCCAAGGGTAAGGCTGAGGCCCTGCGCATGAAGAAGAAGTTGGAAGCTGACATCAATGAGCTTGAGATTGCTCTGGATCATGCCAACAAG GCTAACGCTGAGGCCCAGAAGAACATTAAGCGCTACCAGCAACAACTGAAGGATGTCCAGAGCGCCCTGGAGGAAGAACAGCGTGCCCGTGACGATGCCCGCGAACAGCTTGGAATCTCTGAGCGCCGTGCCAACGCCCTGCAGAACGAACTGGAGGAATCGCGCACCCTGCTGGAACAGGCCGACCGTGGCCGTCGCCAGGCCGAACAGGAACTGAGCGATGCTCACGAACAGCTGAACGAAGTTTCCGCCCAGAACGCCTCCATCGCCGCTGCCAAGAGGAAGCTGGAGTCTGAACTGCAGACCCTGCACTCCGACCTGGATGAGCTGCTGAACGAAGCCAAGAACTCCGAAGAAAAGGCCAAGAAGGCTATGGTTGATGCCGCCCGCCTGGCTGATGAACTCCGTGCCGAACAGGATCATGCCCAGACCCAGGAGAAACTGCGCAAGGCCCTTGAACAACAGATCAAGGAACTGCAGGTCCGCCTGGACGATGCCGAAACCAACGCCCTGAAGGGAGGCAAGAAGGCCATCCAGAAACTGGAACAGCGCGTCCGCGAGCTGGAATCCGAACTGGACAGCGAACAGAGAAGACACGCCGATGCCCAGAAGAACCTCCGCAAGTCTGAACGCCGCATCAAGGAACTGACCTTCCAGTCCGAGGAAGACCGCAAGAACCACGAACGCATGCAGGATCTCGTCGACAAGCTGCAGCAGAAGATCAAGACTTACAAGAGGCAGATTGAGGAAGCCGAGGAAATCGCCGCTCTGAATCTTGCCAAGTTCCGCAAGGCTCAGCAGGAACTGGAAGAAGCCGAAGAGCGCGCCGACATTGCCGAGCAAGCTGCCACCAAATTCCGCACCAAGGGAGGACGTGCTGGTTCGGTGCAGCGTGGTGCCAGCCCAGCA CCCCAGAGACAACCATCTGTTATGCCAGGACTTGCAGGTCTTAACTTCCCAACATTCGATGACCATGGCTTCTAA